Proteins encoded in a region of the Bradyrhizobium sp. CB3481 genome:
- the hutU gene encoding urocanate hydratase, translated as MNRRLDNERVIRAPHGSEISARSWLTEAPLRMLMNNLDPDVAERPSELVVYGGIGRAARDWESFDRIVAALRKLEGDQTLVVQSGKPVGIFRTHADAPRVLIANSNIVPHWATLDHFNELDRQGLMMFGQMTAGSWIYIGSQGIVQGTYETFVEVGRRHYGGNLAGKWILTAGLGGMGGAQPLAATMAGASMLAIECQPSRIEMRLRTGYLDRQAATLDEALAVMAEAAQSKKPVSVGLLGNAAEIFPELVRRGVRPDIVTDQTSAHDPINGYLPKGWSLAEWEARRAADPKAVEVAAKTSMVGHVQAMLDFHAQGIPTLDYGNNIRQMAKDMGLKNAFDFPGFVPAYIRPLFCRGVGPFRWAVLSGDPEDIFRTDAKVKELMPDDKHLHNWLDMAKARIKFQGLPARICWVGLGDRHRLGLAFNEMVARGELKAPIVIGRDHLDSGSVASPNRETEAMRDGSDAVSDWPLLNALLNCASGATWVSLHHGGGVGIGYSQHAGMVIVADGTAEAARRLERVLWNDPASGVMRHADAGYESAIDCARANGLDLPSLAL; from the coding sequence ATGAACCGCCGACTGGACAATGAACGCGTGATCCGGGCGCCCCATGGCTCCGAGATCAGCGCCAGGAGTTGGCTGACGGAAGCGCCGCTTCGCATGCTGATGAACAATCTCGATCCCGACGTCGCCGAACGGCCGAGCGAGCTCGTCGTCTACGGCGGTATAGGCCGTGCCGCCCGCGACTGGGAAAGCTTTGATCGCATCGTCGCCGCGCTGCGCAAGCTCGAGGGCGACCAGACGCTGGTGGTTCAGTCCGGCAAGCCGGTCGGCATTTTCCGCACCCATGCCGATGCGCCGCGGGTGCTGATCGCCAATTCGAACATTGTGCCGCACTGGGCGACGCTCGACCATTTCAACGAACTCGACAGGCAGGGCCTGATGATGTTCGGGCAGATGACAGCCGGCTCGTGGATCTATATCGGCAGCCAGGGCATCGTGCAGGGGACCTACGAAACATTTGTCGAGGTCGGGCGGCGTCATTACGGCGGCAACCTTGCGGGCAAGTGGATCCTGACGGCGGGTCTCGGCGGCATGGGCGGCGCGCAGCCGCTCGCCGCGACGATGGCCGGCGCGTCGATGCTGGCGATCGAATGCCAGCCGAGCCGTATCGAGATGCGGCTGCGCACGGGTTACCTCGATCGGCAAGCGGCGACGCTCGATGAAGCGCTCGCGGTCATGGCAGAGGCGGCGCAGAGCAAGAAGCCGGTTTCGGTCGGCCTGCTCGGCAATGCCGCCGAGATATTTCCCGAACTGGTTCGCCGTGGCGTCAGGCCGGACATCGTCACCGACCAGACCAGCGCGCATGATCCGATCAACGGCTATCTGCCGAAGGGATGGTCGCTCGCGGAATGGGAGGCCCGGCGTGCGGCCGATCCGAAGGCGGTCGAAGTCGCGGCCAAGACCTCGATGGTCGGCCATGTCCAGGCCATGCTGGATTTCCACGCGCAGGGCATTCCGACCCTCGACTACGGCAACAACATCCGCCAGATGGCAAAGGACATGGGGCTGAAGAACGCGTTCGATTTCCCCGGCTTCGTCCCGGCCTATATCCGCCCGCTGTTCTGCCGCGGTGTCGGCCCGTTCCGCTGGGCGGTGCTGTCAGGCGATCCCGAAGATATCTTCCGCACCGACGCCAAGGTGAAGGAGCTGATGCCGGACGACAAGCATCTGCACAACTGGCTCGACATGGCGAAAGCGCGGATCAAGTTCCAGGGATTGCCAGCGCGGATCTGCTGGGTCGGTCTTGGCGATCGCCACCGGCTCGGTCTGGCCTTCAATGAGATGGTGGCGCGCGGCGAGCTGAAGGCGCCGATCGTCATCGGTCGCGATCATCTCGACAGCGGCTCGGTGGCAAGTCCAAATCGTGAAACCGAGGCGATGCGCGATGGCTCGGACGCCGTATCCGACTGGCCGCTGCTCAACGCGCTGCTCAACTGCGCCAGCGGCGCCACCTGGGTCTCGCTGCATCATGGCGGCGGCGTCGGCATTGGCTATTCGCAGCACGCCGGCATGGTGATCGTCGCCGACGGAACCGCGGAAGCCGCGCGCCGCCTCGAGCGCGTGCTGTGGAACGATCCGGCGAGCGGGGTGATGCGCCATGCCGACGCGGGCTACGAATCTGCGATAGACTGCGCCCGAGCCAACGGGCTCGATCTGCCCAGTCTGGCGCTTTAG
- the hutH gene encoding histidine ammonia-lyase, with protein MSEGRASIVVSPGRVSLDDLQHVLAGASVVLDPSFWPRVEAASVIVAEAAHSDVPAYGINTGFGKLASRRIAPDQTALLQRNLIVSHCCGVGPPTPEPIVRLMMALKIVSLGRGASGVRREVIEQIQAMLARGICPLVPQQGSVGASGDLAPLAHMTAVMIGEGRALVGGKIVPGREALAVANLAPITLGPKEGLALINGTQFSSAYAISALLRAHALACAALVTGALSVDAAMASTAPFRPEIQQLRGHAGQIAAGVTLTALLDGSDIRMSHLEGDERVQDPYCLRCQPQVAGAALDILTQAARTLTIEANAVTDNPLVLVDTREIVSGGNFHAEPVAFAADQIALALSEIGAISERRIATLVDPALNFGLPPFLTPDPGLNSGFMIAEVTAAALFAENKQRAAACSIDSTPTSANQEDHVSMAAHAARRLSDMADNLASILGIELLVAAQGIGLRAPHTTSPALAAVIAVLREHVPALGNDRYMADDIKKAAALVEAGALPAAAMSVLANNSFPNLAERGHLS; from the coding sequence ATGAGCGAGGGGCGCGCTTCCATTGTCGTCTCCCCTGGAAGGGTCAGCCTCGATGATCTGCAGCACGTGCTGGCGGGCGCGTCAGTCGTGCTCGATCCGTCATTCTGGCCGCGCGTCGAGGCGGCGTCAGTCATCGTTGCGGAAGCGGCGCACTCCGACGTTCCGGCCTACGGCATCAACACAGGCTTTGGAAAACTGGCGTCGCGGCGCATTGCGCCGGATCAGACGGCGCTGCTGCAGCGCAATCTCATCGTTTCGCATTGCTGCGGGGTAGGGCCGCCGACGCCCGAGCCGATCGTTCGCCTGATGATGGCGCTCAAGATCGTCTCGCTTGGGCGCGGTGCCTCGGGCGTGCGGCGCGAGGTCATCGAGCAGATCCAGGCGATGCTGGCGCGCGGCATTTGTCCGCTGGTGCCGCAGCAGGGATCGGTCGGGGCATCGGGCGATCTGGCGCCGCTGGCGCATATGACGGCCGTCATGATCGGCGAGGGGCGGGCGCTGGTCGGCGGAAAAATTGTGCCGGGCCGTGAGGCGCTGGCTGTCGCCAATCTGGCGCCGATCACGCTCGGGCCTAAGGAAGGCCTTGCCCTGATCAACGGTACGCAGTTTTCCAGTGCCTATGCTATTTCCGCCCTGTTGCGCGCCCATGCTCTCGCCTGTGCCGCATTGGTGACAGGCGCGCTATCCGTCGATGCGGCAATGGCCTCGACGGCGCCGTTTCGCCCGGAGATTCAGCAACTGCGCGGACATGCCGGACAAATCGCCGCCGGCGTCACCCTGACGGCGCTACTTGATGGCAGCGACATCCGCATGTCGCATCTCGAAGGCGACGAACGCGTGCAGGATCCCTATTGCCTGCGCTGCCAGCCGCAGGTCGCCGGCGCCGCGCTCGACATTTTGACGCAGGCCGCCCGCACGTTGACGATCGAGGCCAACGCCGTCACCGACAACCCGCTGGTGCTGGTCGACACCCGCGAGATCGTCTCGGGCGGAAACTTTCACGCCGAGCCGGTCGCATTCGCCGCCGACCAGATTGCGCTCGCCTTGTCAGAGATCGGCGCAATCAGCGAACGCCGTATCGCGACGCTGGTCGATCCCGCGCTGAACTTCGGCCTGCCCCCGTTCTTAACGCCTGATCCGGGGCTCAACTCCGGTTTCATGATCGCCGAGGTGACGGCGGCCGCGCTGTTCGCCGAGAACAAGCAGCGCGCCGCGGCCTGTTCGATCGATTCGACGCCGACCAGCGCCAACCAGGAAGATCATGTCTCGATGGCCGCGCATGCGGCGCGGCGGTTGTCCGATATGGCAGATAATCTCGCCAGCATTTTGGGCATTGAGCTGTTGGTCGCGGCGCAAGGTATCGGCCTGCGTGCTCCGCATACGACCAGCCCTGCGCTGGCCGCGGTCATCGCCGTGCTGCGGGAGCACGTGCCGGCGCTGGGTAACGATCGTTACATGGCTGACGATATCAAGAAGGCAGCTGCGCTGGTCGAAGCCGGCGCATTGCCCGCTGCCGCGATGTCGGTGCTCGCGAATAACTCGTTTCCAAACCTTGCCGAGAGAGGTCATCTGTCATGA
- the hutI gene encoding imidazolonepropionase: MAERFDRIWLNARLATIREDMPGLGEVEDGVIAARDGRIVFAGRRSDFPSHADAAERIDCEGRWITPGLVDCHTHLVFGGNRAHEFELRLQGASYEEIARAGGGIVSTVAATRASSEAELVAGALPRLDALIGEGVTMLEIKSGYGLNTETEMRQLSAARALANNRAVTIRTSFLGAHALPPEAGGDKDRYIDLVCREMLPAVAQAGLADAVDAFMEGIAFSGDQTARVFRAAKALGLPVKLHADQLSNLGGAALAAEFSALSADHLEHTDEAGVAAMARAGMVAVLLPGAFYFIRETMKPPVELFRTHGVKMALATDCNPGSSPLTSLLLAMNMGATLFRMTVAECLAGVTREGARALGVLAETGTLAAGKWCDLAIWDIERPAELVYRIGFNPLHRRVWRGL; this comes from the coding sequence ATGGCCGAGCGCTTCGATCGAATCTGGCTCAACGCCCGGCTCGCGACGATCCGGGAGGATATGCCCGGGCTCGGTGAGGTCGAGGACGGCGTGATCGCCGCGCGCGACGGCCGCATCGTCTTTGCGGGCCGCCGGTCCGACTTCCCGTCGCATGCCGACGCCGCCGAACGAATTGATTGCGAGGGGCGCTGGATCACGCCCGGACTGGTGGATTGTCACACCCACTTGGTTTTTGGCGGAAACCGCGCACACGAGTTTGAGCTGCGACTGCAGGGCGCCAGCTACGAGGAGATCGCGCGCGCGGGCGGCGGCATCGTCTCAACGGTCGCGGCGACTCGCGCATCGAGTGAGGCAGAACTCGTTGCCGGCGCGCTGCCGCGGCTCGACGCCTTGATCGGCGAGGGCGTCACGATGCTGGAGATCAAATCCGGCTATGGACTCAACACCGAAACCGAGATGCGTCAGCTCTCAGCGGCGCGTGCGCTTGCGAACAACCGGGCGGTCACCATCCGGACATCGTTCCTTGGCGCACATGCGCTGCCGCCGGAAGCCGGTGGCGACAAGGATCGATATATCGATCTGGTTTGCCGCGAAATGCTGCCGGCGGTGGCGCAGGCGGGTCTCGCCGATGCGGTCGATGCCTTCATGGAAGGGATCGCATTTTCCGGCGATCAAACGGCGCGGGTGTTCCGTGCGGCGAAGGCGCTTGGTCTGCCGGTCAAATTACATGCGGATCAACTATCGAATCTCGGCGGCGCCGCGCTTGCTGCGGAATTTTCCGCATTGTCCGCCGATCATCTGGAGCACACGGACGAGGCCGGTGTTGCGGCGATGGCACGGGCCGGCATGGTCGCGGTGCTGCTGCCGGGCGCGTTCTATTTCATTCGCGAGACGATGAAGCCGCCGGTCGAGCTGTTCCGTACCCATGGCGTGAAGATGGCACTGGCGACAGATTGTAATCCTGGCAGCTCGCCGCTGACGTCGCTTCTTTTGGCCATGAATATGGGCGCGACCCTGTTCCGGATGACCGTCGCCGAATGCCTCGCCGGCGTGACGCGGGAAGGCGCGCGTGCGCTTGGCGTTCTCGCTGAGACCGGCACGCTCGCGGCCGGCAAGTGGTGCGATCTTGCGATCTGGGACATCGAGCGGCCGGCGGAGCTTGTCTACCGGATCGGTTTCAATCCACTGCACCGCCGGGTGTGGAGAGGGCTATGA
- a CDS encoding formimidoylglutamate deiminase: protein MSTLHFASALLPSGWADDVQVEVTDQTITKVTAGVAPRPQDERHDLAVPGITSLHSHAFQRGMAGLAETRGNSADTFWTWRETMYRFALEMTPEDTQAVATLLYAEMLERGFTRVGEFHYLHHDHGGAPYANPAEMATRIARAAEFTGIGLTLLPSFYAHGSFGGAAPHAGQRRFICTVDQFARLVDATRIAIRHLPGANIGIAPHSLRAVTPDELAAILPLAEGGPVHIHAAEQVKEVEECIAWSGRRPVEWLLEHAPVDQRWCLIHATHTTPAEVAALARSGAVAGLCPVTEASLGDGIFPAREFLAEDGRFGIGTDSNVLVGVADELRQLEYGQRLKHQERNVLSGGPGISTGRTLFDAALAGGTQALMQPVVGLQPGARADIVTLDTTHPSLVGRHGDAVLDGWIFAAGSDAVACVWAGGNKVVEGGRHWLRQQARDAFSKAVQRLVT, encoded by the coding sequence ATGTCGACGCTGCATTTCGCATCAGCACTGCTCCCCTCGGGGTGGGCCGATGACGTGCAGGTGGAGGTGACGGATCAGACCATCACCAAGGTGACGGCCGGCGTGGCCCCTCGTCCCCAGGACGAACGTCACGATCTCGCAGTTCCCGGGATAACGAGCCTGCATAGCCACGCGTTCCAGCGCGGCATGGCCGGACTCGCCGAAACGCGCGGCAATTCTGCGGATACGTTCTGGACGTGGCGCGAGACGATGTATCGCTTCGCGCTGGAGATGACGCCGGAAGACACCCAAGCCGTTGCGACGCTGCTCTATGCCGAGATGCTCGAGCGGGGTTTTACGCGCGTCGGCGAATTCCACTATCTCCACCACGACCACGGCGGCGCGCCCTACGCCAATCCCGCCGAGATGGCGACGCGCATTGCGCGGGCCGCCGAGTTCACCGGCATCGGGCTAACGCTGCTGCCGAGCTTCTATGCGCACGGCTCGTTTGGCGGAGCCGCACCGCATGCCGGCCAGCGCCGCTTCATCTGCACGGTCGATCAGTTTGCCAGGCTGGTGGATGCCACGCGGATCGCGATACGCCATTTGCCCGGCGCCAATATCGGCATTGCGCCGCACAGCCTGCGCGCGGTGACGCCGGACGAACTGGCAGCCATCCTGCCGCTGGCGGAAGGTGGACCAGTACATATCCATGCCGCCGAACAGGTCAAGGAGGTCGAAGAATGCATCGCATGGTCGGGCCGTCGGCCCGTGGAGTGGCTGCTTGAGCATGCGCCGGTCGACCAGCGCTGGTGCCTGATTCATGCGACCCACACGACCCCGGCAGAAGTCGCCGCGCTGGCGCGCAGCGGCGCCGTCGCGGGCCTCTGCCCGGTGACCGAAGCGAGCCTCGGCGACGGCATTTTCCCGGCGCGTGAATTCCTGGCAGAAGACGGCCGGTTCGGCATCGGCACCGACTCCAATGTCCTGGTCGGTGTGGCTGACGAACTGCGCCAGCTCGAATATGGCCAGCGGTTGAAGCACCAGGAGCGCAACGTGTTGTCAGGTGGGCCCGGCATTTCGACCGGCCGCACGCTGTTCGATGCGGCGCTCGCCGGCGGCACTCAGGCGCTTATGCAGCCGGTCGTCGGCCTCCAGCCCGGCGCGCGCGCCGATATCGTGACGCTCGACACCACGCATCCCTCGCTCGTCGGGCGCCATGGCGATGCGGTTCTCGACGGCTGGATTTTTGCAGCGGGCTCAGATGCCGTCGCCTGCGTGTGGGCGGGCGGAAACAAGGTCGTCGAGGGAGGACGCCACTGGCTCCGCCAGCAGGCGCGCGACGCATTCAGCAAAGCCGTGCAAAGGCTCGTGACATGA